One window of Marinomonas primoryensis genomic DNA carries:
- a CDS encoding MFS transporter produces the protein MIKKYVYPSLLVLVLFTVTFAVNLQAPLYGVYAQESNVGSVAVTIAFAAYVAGLLPTLLFLGGLSDRVGRKGPIIISLVLGIAATALLVVSPSWASLFVARLLLGVGTGLATTSGAAYMTELVGENKAGTATVLVTSATSLGFGSGALATSFSLSLYGPTLLPVSYIVLFILGAVLIMASAMMPKTDKTKNLSLFRLPVFPSGTWVYGLAMMLSWATTGMIIAVVPLELKALKLDQWIGLVIFLGIFVGFLCQPLARKISSFKSLSLGLIFIPVGFFVIILGSVTSSISLILIGSSITSAASYGFLYLSALYEFGSRDPKNRARATADLFIYAYAGFSIPVVLSGVLADLFGVIVAMKIFMLFITIVTVFILMLCFFKRKHSSFNVIK, from the coding sequence ATGATCAAAAAGTATGTGTATCCCTCCTTGCTTGTGCTTGTTCTATTTACGGTCACTTTTGCCGTCAATTTACAAGCTCCGTTATATGGCGTATATGCTCAAGAAAGTAATGTTGGCTCCGTTGCTGTCACCATTGCATTTGCCGCTTATGTGGCAGGGTTACTACCGACGTTACTTTTCCTTGGAGGACTGTCTGACCGTGTAGGACGAAAGGGGCCAATTATTATCTCATTGGTCCTAGGTATCGCCGCAACGGCGTTGTTAGTGGTGTCTCCAAGTTGGGCCAGTCTTTTTGTTGCTCGACTGTTGCTTGGCGTTGGTACAGGGTTAGCAACAACGTCTGGCGCCGCTTATATGACAGAGCTAGTAGGTGAAAATAAGGCGGGCACTGCAACTGTTCTTGTTACTTCTGCCACCTCTCTCGGTTTTGGCAGTGGGGCATTAGCGACGAGCTTTAGTCTTAGTTTATACGGACCAACTCTTTTACCTGTTAGTTATATTGTTCTTTTTATATTGGGAGCGGTGCTCATCATGGCATCAGCTATGATGCCGAAGACGGATAAAACAAAAAATCTTTCATTGTTTAGATTACCTGTTTTTCCTTCAGGAACATGGGTATATGGACTCGCTATGATGCTATCTTGGGCGACAACAGGCATGATCATTGCCGTCGTCCCTTTAGAGCTTAAGGCATTGAAATTAGACCAGTGGATTGGACTGGTTATTTTTCTTGGGATATTTGTAGGCTTTCTATGTCAACCTCTAGCAAGAAAAATAAGCTCGTTTAAGTCGCTCTCTCTAGGCCTTATTTTTATTCCTGTCGGTTTTTTTGTGATTATATTAGGGTCTGTCACTTCTTCAATTTCTTTAATTCTTATTGGCTCTTCTATCACCAGTGCGGCAAGTTACGGCTTTCTCTATCTTTCTGCCTTATATGAATTTGGTTCTAGGGACCCTAAAAATAGAGCGAGAGCCACGGCTGACTTATTTATTTATGCTTACGCTGGTTTTTCAATTCCTGTCGTTCTTAGTGGTGTATTAGCCGATCTTTTTGGTGTGATAGTTGCTATGAAAATATTCATGCTCTTTATCACCATTGTGACGGTTTTTATTTTGATGTTATGTTTTTTCAAAAGAAAACATTCCAGTTTCAATGTTATAAAATAA
- a CDS encoding methyl-accepting chemotaxis protein encodes MKSPLRISQQIGIGLVVILLLALASIYLVIEVKVKPDLTDERQKQIAVNQQGLSELLSAKLEKIQLLTSTLAIAGSQLPKDEALFKKVFPSIINNHDDKSIAGGGIWPEPSAFNKGTERRSFFWGRDGSKMSYLDDYNDPAGSGYHNEGWYKVGKTASVKLCAWSEAYIDPVTNIPMVTCTIPMKENSKFTGVSTVDMMLDGITKTLEKYGTENQGYVFAIDQTGQVLSFPKGQAALVKNDGSMLTANQLGSELPWLKPALVKLTGSKQVVSLDYDEILGGAAYVDLFKHPQTGWTIGLVVPKARMIETAQNMGWFLMLTIGALLIIVSIIAVSFFRSLLGKVNQTTQQIQDLADGGSTQELVVGKLNELGDLRQAVNAYGDKLKKLLEQIHIESANLVGDAGRLSKFSNDFLSKANSLSDENITLAAATEQLGATSHDVAMYANETKVTVERIHKDVRNSGKEMNTVIETMRSLTSAMKQAQTNILQLDEDSRRANGMLGVIRDIAEQTNLLALNAAIEAARAGETGRGFAVVADEVRNLAAKSESSAVEIEQVLGRLQIASKESVTSMELGHSETERAVTTAESTASHLQQVVDAFSQITDQATQISVAAGEQQKVSQDLSMFVSRLQELTGSNASDSSHLSRMSKEIDAIANRLNELK; translated from the coding sequence ATGAAGTCCCCCCTTAGAATCAGTCAGCAGATAGGTATAGGCTTAGTCGTTATTCTTTTACTCGCTCTAGCCAGTATTTATCTCGTCATTGAAGTAAAAGTAAAGCCCGATCTAACCGATGAACGCCAAAAACAAATAGCCGTTAACCAACAAGGATTAAGTGAACTACTCAGCGCGAAGCTGGAAAAAATTCAACTTCTCACCAGCACACTGGCTATCGCGGGTTCTCAGCTTCCTAAAGATGAAGCCCTCTTCAAAAAAGTATTTCCTAGCATTATTAACAATCACGACGACAAAAGCATTGCTGGTGGTGGTATTTGGCCCGAGCCCTCTGCTTTTAATAAGGGAACAGAGCGTCGCAGTTTTTTCTGGGGCCGCGATGGTTCTAAAATGAGCTATTTAGATGATTATAATGACCCAGCAGGGTCTGGGTATCATAACGAAGGTTGGTACAAAGTCGGTAAAACCGCATCGGTTAAGCTTTGTGCATGGTCTGAAGCCTACATTGACCCTGTCACGAACATTCCAATGGTGACCTGTACGATTCCAATGAAAGAGAACAGTAAATTCACCGGAGTCTCCACTGTCGATATGATGTTGGATGGCATCACGAAAACGCTAGAAAAATATGGCACAGAAAATCAAGGTTATGTATTCGCTATTGACCAAACGGGGCAAGTATTAAGTTTTCCAAAAGGCCAAGCCGCTTTAGTCAAAAATGATGGCAGCATGCTGACCGCAAACCAACTTGGAAGCGAATTACCTTGGTTGAAACCCGCGCTGGTTAAGCTGACCGGTAGCAAACAAGTCGTCTCTCTTGATTATGATGAGATCTTGGGTGGTGCGGCTTATGTTGATTTATTCAAACACCCTCAAACAGGTTGGACGATTGGTTTAGTCGTTCCCAAAGCTCGCATGATAGAAACGGCCCAGAATATGGGGTGGTTCCTTATGCTAACGATCGGCGCGTTGTTAATCATTGTTAGCATCATTGCCGTTTCCTTTTTCCGCAGCTTACTGGGTAAGGTCAATCAAACGACGCAGCAAATCCAAGACCTAGCCGATGGTGGCAGTACTCAAGAGTTGGTTGTTGGTAAGTTGAATGAACTGGGCGATTTACGTCAAGCCGTTAACGCTTATGGCGATAAGTTGAAAAAATTGCTTGAACAGATTCACATAGAGTCCGCGAACCTAGTGGGTGATGCGGGTCGTCTAAGCAAATTTAGTAACGACTTTTTAAGCAAAGCCAACAGTTTGAGCGATGAAAATATCACGCTTGCCGCGGCGACTGAACAGCTCGGTGCCACTTCTCATGATGTCGCCATGTACGCCAACGAAACTAAAGTTACCGTTGAGCGGATACATAAGGACGTTCGTAACAGTGGTAAAGAAATGAATACGGTTATTGAAACCATGCGTTCATTAACCAGTGCGATGAAACAAGCACAGACAAACATCCTCCAACTCGATGAAGACAGTCGTCGCGCCAATGGCATGTTAGGCGTGATCCGAGATATCGCAGAGCAAACTAACTTATTGGCACTAAACGCCGCTATCGAAGCTGCACGGGCCGGTGAAACGGGTCGTGGGTTTGCAGTGGTGGCTGATGAAGTTCGAAATCTTGCGGCGAAAAGTGAAAGCTCCGCGGTCGAGATTGAGCAGGTACTAGGCCGCTTACAAATAGCGTCTAAAGAATCTGTTACCTCAATGGAGCTTGGTCACAGTGAAACAGAAAGGGCCGTAACAACCGCAGAATCAACAGCAAGCCATTTACAGCAGGTGGTGGATGCGTTCTCGCAAATTACGGACCAAGCAACGCAAATTTCCGTAGCCGCTGGGGAACAACAAAAAGTGTCTCAGGATTTGAGTATGTTTGTGTCTCGATTGCAGGAACTGACAGGCAGCAATGCCAGTGACTCAAGTCACCTTAGTCGTATGAGTAAAGAAATCGATGCGATTGCAAATCGACTCAACGAACTAAAATAA
- a CDS encoding ABC transporter permease subunit produces the protein MFQFIFRRLSLVLPTFIGITLLTFTLIRLIPGDPIEVMAGERGVSAERHAELSAQLGFDQPLYVQYFHYVTGVLQGDLGNSLITREPVMKEFLTLFPATIELATCAAIFAIFIGLPAGIFAAVKRGTIIDHSVMTFSLTGYSMPIFWWALLLMLVFSVNLGWTPVSGRIDVTYWIEDVTGFMLIDSLLSDEAGAFTSAVSHLILPSIVLGTIPMAVIARMTRSSMLEVLSEDYIRTARAKGIAPWRVIVIHALRNALIPVITVIGLQVGILLSGAILTETVFAWPGIGKWLIESIGRRDYPVVQGGILIVACIIIVVNLLVDITYGIVNPRIRHSR, from the coding sequence ATGTTCCAATTTATTTTTCGTCGCTTAAGCCTCGTTCTTCCAACTTTCATCGGAATAACCTTGCTGACTTTTACCCTTATTCGCTTAATTCCCGGAGACCCCATCGAAGTGATGGCCGGAGAACGCGGTGTGAGCGCAGAGCGCCATGCCGAACTTAGTGCCCAATTAGGCTTTGATCAGCCGTTGTATGTTCAATACTTTCATTACGTAACCGGTGTTTTACAAGGTGACTTAGGCAACTCTCTAATCACCCGAGAACCCGTGATGAAAGAGTTCCTCACTCTATTTCCCGCCACCATAGAATTGGCAACTTGTGCCGCTATCTTTGCTATTTTTATTGGTTTACCCGCCGGTATTTTTGCGGCGGTTAAACGCGGAACCATTATTGATCACTCGGTGATGACCTTTTCTCTCACTGGATACTCGATGCCCATATTCTGGTGGGCACTGTTATTAATGCTGGTGTTTTCCGTCAACCTAGGTTGGACGCCCGTCTCCGGGCGGATCGACGTTACCTATTGGATTGAGGATGTCACCGGCTTTATGCTGATTGACTCATTATTATCTGATGAAGCTGGCGCGTTTACTTCGGCTGTTTCACATCTCATTTTGCCCAGTATCGTCCTCGGCACGATTCCTATGGCTGTAATCGCTCGTATGACGCGTTCTTCTATGTTGGAAGTGCTAAGCGAAGACTACATTCGAACGGCTCGTGCGAAAGGCATTGCCCCTTGGCGAGTCATCGTGATTCATGCGCTGCGCAACGCCTTGATTCCTGTCATTACCGTGATCGGTTTGCAGGTCGGCATTTTGCTGTCTGGGGCGATTTTGACCGAAACCGTGTTCGCTTGGCCGGGCATTGGTAAATGGTTAATCGAATCGATCGGACGTCGTGATTACCCCGTTGTACAAGGCGGTATTTTGATTGTCGCTTGTATCATCATTGTCGTGAATCTCTTAGTAGATATTACTTACGGCATTGTAAATCCACGTATTCGACACAGCCGATAA
- a CDS encoding ABC transporter substrate-binding protein, protein MKKGLAKLTLALMAAGAIGTSAHAASTLVYCSEGSPEGFNPAFYTSGTTFDATSKNMFNRLVEFKLGTTETEAGLATSYDVSSDGLEYTFHLRKGVKFHSTKDFKPTRDFNADDVIFTFDRQGNKNNPYHTVSGGSYEYFTGMGMDTLIKEMVRVDDYTVKFVLNQPEAPFVANLAMDFASIFSKEQADVLMKAGTPEKLDLDPVGTGPFQKVQYQKDSLIRYTAFKDYWKGKAKIDRLVFSITPDASVRYAKLKAGECDVMPYPNPADLKQMESDPSINLMSQEGLNVGYLAFNTQKKPFTDIRVRQALNYATNKNAIIDAVFQGAGKAAKNPIPPTMWSYNKKVVDYPYDPVKAKKLLAEAGYPDGFSTNIWAMPVQRPYNPNARRMAEIMQEDWSKVGVKAEIISYEWGEYLNRSKKGEHDTVLLGWTGDNGDPDNFLYVLLGCDGVGGSNRAQWCNEEFNNLLLKAKQTPNKAERTTLYEESQVVFKREAPWVTIAHSVVYEPIRKEVKGYKIDPLGGHYFYNVSK, encoded by the coding sequence ATGAAAAAAGGGCTAGCAAAACTTACGCTTGCACTCATGGCGGCTGGAGCAATTGGCACTTCTGCTCACGCTGCATCCACACTGGTTTATTGTTCAGAAGGTAGCCCTGAAGGCTTTAACCCTGCGTTTTACACGTCTGGAACGACTTTTGATGCAACATCCAAAAACATGTTCAACCGTTTGGTTGAGTTCAAACTGGGCACAACAGAAACAGAGGCAGGCTTAGCAACAAGCTATGACGTCTCTAGCGACGGTCTTGAATACACTTTCCATTTACGTAAAGGCGTGAAGTTCCATTCTACGAAAGACTTCAAACCGACACGTGATTTTAACGCTGACGATGTCATTTTCACGTTTGATCGTCAGGGTAACAAAAACAACCCTTACCACACTGTATCTGGTGGCTCTTACGAGTACTTCACCGGTATGGGCATGGATACTTTGATCAAAGAGATGGTGAGAGTCGACGACTACACGGTCAAATTTGTATTGAATCAACCAGAAGCACCTTTTGTTGCTAACTTGGCAATGGACTTTGCGTCGATCTTTTCAAAAGAACAAGCCGATGTTCTGATGAAAGCGGGTACGCCTGAAAAATTGGATCTTGATCCAGTTGGCACCGGTCCTTTCCAAAAAGTTCAGTATCAAAAAGATTCTTTGATCCGCTACACAGCGTTTAAAGACTACTGGAAAGGCAAAGCGAAAATCGACCGTCTTGTTTTCTCTATCACTCCAGACGCTTCTGTTCGTTATGCGAAATTGAAAGCAGGCGAATGTGATGTGATGCCTTACCCGAATCCAGCTGACCTTAAACAGATGGAATCTGATCCAAGCATCAACTTAATGAGCCAAGAAGGTTTGAACGTAGGTTATTTAGCGTTTAACACTCAGAAAAAACCTTTTACTGATATTCGTGTTCGCCAAGCTCTAAACTATGCAACAAATAAGAACGCGATTATTGATGCGGTTTTCCAAGGCGCAGGTAAAGCGGCTAAGAACCCAATTCCGCCAACCATGTGGTCTTATAACAAGAAAGTTGTGGATTACCCATACGATCCAGTGAAAGCGAAAAAACTATTAGCTGAAGCAGGCTACCCAGATGGTTTCTCAACCAATATTTGGGCAATGCCAGTACAACGTCCATACAACCCAAATGCCCGTCGTATGGCTGAAATCATGCAAGAAGACTGGTCTAAAGTGGGCGTGAAAGCCGAAATTATTTCTTACGAATGGGGTGAATACCTAAACCGTTCTAAGAAAGGTGAGCACGATACGGTATTGCTAGGTTGGACTGGTGATAATGGTGACCCAGATAACTTCCTATACGTATTGCTAGGTTGTGACGGCGTTGGCGGATCTAACCGTGCACAGTGGTGTAACGAAGAATTCAACAACCTGTTGCTGAAAGCAAAACAAACACCAAACAAAGCTGAGCGTACGACACTGTACGAAGAATCTCAGGTTGTCTTCAAACGTGAAGCGCCTTGGGTAACGATTGCTCACTCTGTTGTGTACGAGCCAATTCGTAAAGAAGTGAAAGGCTACAAAATCGATCCACTTGGTGGTCACTACTTCTACAACGTAAGCAAATAA
- the dppD gene encoding dipeptide ABC transporter ATP-binding protein, producing MSLLQLENLSVTFGNFRAVDNISYKVEEGEVLGIVGESGSGKSVSSLSIMGLIDFPGKVSADQLTFEGQDLQAMPEKQRRKLTGSDIAMIFQDPMTSLNPCFTVGYQIIEALKTHQGGSKKELKARAIELLIQVGIPAPESRLDNYPHQLSGGMSQRVMIAMAIGCNPRLLIADEPTTALDVTIQAQIIDLLIDLQRQKQMGLVLITHDLALVAEVAHRVIVMYAGQIVESGPASEVFSTPKHPYTQALLASLPESAAGKARLEALPGVVPGQYDRPLGCLLSPRCPYATDHCRKVEPANQGDLDRQVKCHTPLDSEGRPST from the coding sequence ATGTCACTGTTACAGTTGGAAAATTTAAGCGTTACCTTCGGCAATTTTCGCGCCGTGGATAACATCAGTTACAAGGTCGAAGAAGGGGAAGTTCTCGGCATCGTTGGGGAATCGGGCTCAGGCAAAAGTGTGAGTTCTTTGTCTATCATGGGCTTAATCGATTTTCCCGGTAAAGTCAGCGCCGATCAACTGACCTTTGAGGGTCAAGACCTTCAAGCCATGCCAGAAAAGCAACGTCGTAAGCTCACCGGCTCTGACATTGCGATGATCTTCCAAGATCCGATGACCAGCCTTAACCCTTGTTTTACCGTGGGTTATCAGATTATTGAAGCCTTGAAAACCCATCAAGGCGGTAGCAAAAAAGAACTGAAAGCGCGCGCCATAGAACTATTAATTCAAGTGGGGATCCCAGCGCCAGAGTCACGTTTAGACAACTACCCACATCAGCTCTCAGGCGGTATGAGCCAACGAGTGATGATTGCCATGGCCATTGGCTGTAATCCACGTCTATTGATCGCTGACGAGCCGACAACGGCGCTTGACGTAACCATTCAAGCGCAGATCATCGACTTGTTGATTGATTTACAACGTCAAAAGCAAATGGGTTTGGTGTTAATTACTCACGATTTGGCCTTAGTCGCCGAAGTCGCTCATCGCGTGATTGTTATGTACGCTGGTCAAATCGTTGAATCTGGCCCTGCGTCAGAAGTATTCAGCACACCAAAGCACCCATACACGCAAGCCTTACTTGCATCGCTACCAGAATCGGCAGCGGGTAAAGCACGACTTGAAGCCTTACCAGGCGTGGTGCCGGGTCAATACGATCGTCCTTTGGGTTGTTTGTTAAGCCCTCGCTGCCCTTACGCGACAGACCATTGCCGCAAGGTTGAACCTGCGAACCAAGGCGACCTTGATCGCCAAGTGAAGTGCCACACGCCATTGGACAGTGAAGGGAGACCATCCACATGA
- a CDS encoding SGNH/GDSL hydrolase family protein has protein sequence MATILCYGDSLTWGRIPNGGRYPKHLRWPALLNGLLGSQHQVINFGLPGRTTLWNDPFLEGRNGLAYLQAALETFGPVDILILMLGTNDLKRHFHVGAFEAAKGVEKLIEKSRMPDSHDFPHPSLVVIAPPNILSPTGVMAESFDGAVEKSQHFHQHYQDIAVHNHCIFLNAAGVLQPSEADGVHLDTKANEQLAQAVYMLIKDTIKS, from the coding sequence ATGGCGACTATTTTATGTTATGGCGATTCTCTCACTTGGGGACGTATTCCTAATGGAGGACGCTACCCTAAACATTTGCGCTGGCCTGCCCTCTTAAACGGGTTATTAGGCAGTCAGCATCAAGTCATTAATTTCGGTTTACCGGGACGAACCACTCTCTGGAATGACCCCTTCTTAGAAGGCAGAAATGGCTTAGCGTACCTCCAAGCGGCATTAGAAACCTTTGGTCCTGTCGATATTTTAATCTTAATGTTGGGAACCAATGATCTGAAGCGGCACTTTCATGTTGGCGCCTTCGAAGCAGCAAAAGGCGTCGAGAAACTGATCGAGAAGTCAAGAATGCCAGATTCTCACGATTTTCCTCACCCAAGCCTTGTAGTGATCGCTCCGCCAAATATTTTATCCCCAACGGGCGTTATGGCGGAGAGTTTTGACGGAGCCGTTGAAAAGTCACAACATTTTCATCAACACTACCAAGATATTGCCGTTCATAACCATTGCATTTTCCTTAATGCGGCTGGCGTTTTACAGCCCAGTGAGGCTGATGGCGTGCATTTAGACACAAAAGCAAATGAACAACTCGCCCAAGCGGTTTATATGCTTATAAAAGATACAATAAAGAGCTAA
- the dppC gene encoding dipeptide ABC transporter permease DppC: MTTSIKTSTDSGVVTAPVPMTPFQEFWHYFRTNKGAVAGLIVIALIFFMAIFANFVAPHSPSDQYRDALLLPPAWLEGGNWSFVLGTDDVGRDILSRLIYGSRLSIAVGIVAVTASLVIGILLGLVAGYFKGMIDTAIMRIVDIMLAMPSLLLAIAIVAILGPSIVNAALAISIVSLPHYVRLTRAATMSEMSRDYVTSSRVIGASPLRLMFVCILPNCLAPLIVQATLGFSSAILDMAALGFLGLGAQPPTPEWGSMLANALQFVQRAWWVVTFPGLMILITVLAFNLMGDGLRDALDPKLKQ; the protein is encoded by the coding sequence ATGACAACTTCTATAAAAACGTCAACGGACAGCGGCGTCGTCACTGCGCCAGTGCCCATGACGCCATTTCAAGAGTTCTGGCATTATTTTCGCACCAACAAAGGCGCAGTCGCAGGCCTTATTGTTATCGCATTGATTTTCTTCATGGCCATTTTTGCCAACTTTGTGGCACCACATTCACCATCCGATCAGTACCGCGATGCGCTTTTGTTACCACCAGCGTGGTTAGAAGGCGGAAACTGGTCTTTTGTATTGGGAACCGATGACGTAGGTCGCGATATTTTATCGCGTTTGATCTATGGTTCTCGTCTTTCCATTGCTGTTGGCATCGTGGCCGTTACCGCGTCTTTGGTAATAGGAATTTTACTTGGTCTTGTGGCTGGGTATTTCAAAGGCATGATCGACACTGCAATTATGCGCATCGTCGACATCATGTTGGCGATGCCAAGCTTGCTTTTGGCCATTGCCATTGTGGCGATTTTAGGGCCAAGCATCGTCAACGCTGCGCTCGCCATTTCCATTGTCTCGCTGCCGCATTATGTGCGTTTGACTCGTGCTGCCACTATGTCGGAAATGTCTCGTGATTACGTGACATCGTCTCGCGTGATCGGCGCCAGTCCATTGCGTTTGATGTTTGTTTGTATTTTACCAAACTGTTTAGCGCCACTTATCGTGCAAGCCACTCTTGGCTTTTCTAGTGCGATTCTTGATATGGCGGCGTTGGGCTTTCTGGGTCTTGGCGCGCAGCCACCCACCCCAGAGTGGGGATCTATGTTGGCCAATGCGTTGCAGTTCGTACAGCGCGCGTGGTGGGTAGTTACTTTCCCCGGTTTGATGATTTTGATCACCGTATTGGCGTTTAACCTCATGGGCGATGGCTTACGTGATGCCCTTGATCCCAAGTTGAAACAGTAA
- a CDS encoding coniferyl aldehyde dehydrogenase, translating into MTATVSPSFSSKDEIHLAYFRLKNLTQQTPFPTLEERRQCLQRLQAALLVNEEPLLDALLADFGHRAPQESRLLELIPLMGEIKHAKRHLSKWMKASRRRVHISTLPGSAKVLYQPKGVVGVISPWNYPVLLSLGPLVGALAAGNRVMMKMSEFCPETNRVLRDIVDQSLGENWVEVVEGEAEIANEFSQLAFDHLLFTGSTSVGHIIMRNAAKHLTPVTLELGGKSPLLVAPSADLKDTAKKLVFGKVLNAGQTCVAPDYVFCHHDQKHTLIDYIKQELAAYYPDGVLSSDYTSLINARQLDRLKGYLDEARAAGVECDNLMPQGPVESDGKLAFHIVHQPGDELSVMQDEIFGPVLPILTYSNMDEALSYIQQRPRPLSMYLFTQQSDDQTRCEERIVSGSLVINHTLIQVAQADLPFGGIGASGMGAYHAEEGFRTFSHSKSVLRKRGPNTLALLRPPYRRRMHKLIAKYWPFL; encoded by the coding sequence ATGACAGCAACCGTTTCACCTTCTTTTTCTTCTAAAGATGAGATTCACTTGGCGTATTTTCGGCTGAAAAATTTGACTCAGCAAACCCCTTTTCCAACGCTAGAAGAGCGTCGGCAATGTTTGCAGCGTTTACAAGCGGCGTTATTGGTTAATGAAGAGCCTTTGTTAGACGCTTTGCTGGCAGACTTTGGACACCGTGCTCCGCAAGAGTCTAGATTGCTTGAGCTCATTCCCCTTATGGGAGAAATAAAACACGCCAAACGACATTTATCGAAGTGGATGAAGGCGTCTCGTCGGCGTGTACACATTAGTACGCTGCCAGGGAGCGCTAAGGTGCTCTATCAACCAAAAGGTGTAGTAGGAGTGATCTCACCTTGGAACTATCCTGTCTTACTGTCTCTGGGGCCTTTAGTGGGGGCGTTGGCGGCGGGAAATCGAGTGATGATGAAAATGTCGGAGTTTTGTCCAGAAACGAATCGCGTGTTGCGTGACATAGTGGATCAATCACTTGGTGAGAATTGGGTCGAAGTCGTCGAAGGGGAAGCTGAAATTGCCAACGAATTTAGCCAGTTGGCGTTTGACCATTTATTGTTTACCGGCTCGACCTCAGTGGGTCACATTATTATGCGCAACGCTGCCAAGCATCTAACGCCAGTCACATTAGAATTAGGCGGTAAATCGCCTTTGCTTGTGGCGCCTTCTGCTGACTTAAAAGACACCGCGAAAAAGTTAGTGTTCGGCAAAGTGCTTAATGCAGGACAAACCTGCGTCGCACCCGATTATGTATTTTGTCATCATGATCAAAAACACACCCTAATTGATTATATAAAGCAGGAACTGGCGGCGTATTATCCTGACGGTGTATTGAGCTCGGATTACACCAGTTTGATTAACGCCCGTCAGTTGGACCGCCTGAAAGGTTATTTAGACGAAGCGCGAGCCGCTGGTGTCGAATGTGACAATTTGATGCCGCAAGGGCCGGTAGAAAGTGATGGAAAACTGGCCTTTCATATCGTTCATCAGCCAGGTGATGAATTAAGCGTGATGCAAGACGAGATATTTGGGCCTGTATTGCCGATTTTGACGTACTCCAATATGGATGAGGCGTTGTCTTATATTCAGCAAAGACCTCGACCTTTATCTATGTACTTATTTACGCAACAAAGTGACGATCAGACGCGATGTGAAGAACGAATTGTGAGCGGCAGTTTGGTGATTAATCACACGCTCATTCAAGTGGCGCAAGCGGATTTGCCTTTTGGTGGTATTGGGGCGTCTGGAATGGGGGCGTACCATGCTGAAGAAGGTTTCCGCACTTTCTCTCATAGTAAGTCCGTACTGCGTAAGCGTGGGCCAAATACCTTAGCGTTACTACGACCGCCTTATCGACGAAGAATGCATAAACTGATTGCCAAATACTGGCCTTTTTTATGA
- a CDS encoding NAD(P)-dependent oxidoreductase, whose translation MKVSFIGLGTMGYPMAGHVSKAGHTVVVYNRSSEKAQKWCEEHTGTFANTPALAAQNSDVVLTCVGNDDDLRAVYLGPDGAFQNAKVGTLFIDHTTASAEVAKELHHAAQERGFFFMDAPVSGGQAGAVNGVLTVMIGGEKNDLDKAQPVLDCYAKASTLMGPVGNGQIAKMVNQILIGGVLSGLSEGIRFAQKAGLDVATLVDTLKHGAAGSWQLENRGETMSKDEFDFGFAIEWMHKDLGLCLAHAEKMGLALPLTQAVDQDYQDLMAEGRGRQDTSVLVKAFDKKS comes from the coding sequence ATGAAAGTCAGTTTCATCGGACTAGGTACTATGGGCTACCCAATGGCAGGACACGTTAGCAAAGCGGGGCACACTGTTGTTGTTTATAATCGTTCATCTGAAAAAGCCCAAAAGTGGTGCGAAGAACACACAGGCACGTTCGCCAATACGCCAGCATTAGCCGCTCAAAACAGCGACGTTGTTTTAACCTGTGTGGGTAACGATGACGATTTACGCGCGGTGTATTTAGGGCCTGATGGTGCTTTTCAAAACGCCAAAGTAGGCACTTTATTTATCGACCACACAACCGCTTCGGCAGAGGTCGCCAAAGAGCTTCATCATGCCGCTCAAGAACGTGGCTTCTTCTTTATGGACGCACCAGTTTCGGGCGGTCAAGCCGGTGCCGTGAACGGTGTGCTTACGGTGATGATTGGCGGCGAAAAAAACGATTTAGATAAAGCCCAGCCTGTACTCGATTGTTATGCAAAAGCCAGCACATTAATGGGGCCAGTCGGCAATGGCCAAATTGCAAAAATGGTCAACCAGATTCTTATCGGTGGCGTGTTATCCGGTTTGTCAGAGGGCATTCGTTTTGCTCAAAAAGCCGGCCTGGACGTCGCTACGTTAGTCGATACCCTAAAACATGGCGCTGCGGGTTCTTGGCAATTAGAGAATCGCGGTGAAACCATGTCAAAAGATGAGTTTGATTTTGGCTTCGCCATCGAGTGGATGCATAAAGACTTAGGTCTTTGTTTGGCTCACGCTGAAAAAATGGGGTTAGCGCTGCCCCTTACTCAAGCCGTCGATCAAGATTATCAAGATCTCATGGCAGAAGGCCGAGGTCGCCAAGACACGTCTGTATTGGTAAAAGCGTTCGATAAAAAATCCTAA